aaacataatttgagtataaTATCTATTTGAAGTTTAATCATTatttagtttccaatctttatcattaatattaatttttcattcaaccatttttagcagacattgttctaataaaatttcaactgcCATACTAACagaatactaccatattctgtcatatttttttattcatctgttaaatacatgtattctcagaagttacacattgtctaatgcctcAATTGCCtctaatgcctccaaagaaaagaacctgtttGCACAAAATcgtttcctcatgatataaagtttgaaagttacagttgtttgacaaagtttgaaaacctttacagttgtttttattttctctcctaatttatttcaactgcacaaaacacttctctcatgatacgtagtttgaaagttagaatggtaaatgttgtcatatatgttaataacaaatcaattttctgtccaaagacttttttattactctggcaacgccgggtagcacagctagtatatatatgagcatgtatatatatttatatatgcatatgcaaATCAATGACCTATACAGTGAAACATATATCCAGATACTATGGGATGCTGAATCAATGTTCTTGGTAAACAAAGTAGGAATTCGAGCTATAGCTATCAGCAATGTGCAAAACATTCCCTATTTCTTATTTcatataaatatcaaaatagaaaatagaACAGAAAAGTGAGAATTGAGATTGTTGGCAGAGCAGTGGCATGTGAAAGTGTCAAGATACATCAAAACAAGTCATGTCAATAACCATTAGGTCATGACAGGTTACTAGAACAATGAATGTCATCGCTAGAAGAACTGATGTCATAGGTAGATGAGATGATGTCAGTGAAGTGATGTCATAGCTGGATGAGGTGATGTCAGTGCAGTGATGTCATAGCTGGATGAGGTGATGTCAGTGAAGTGATGTCATAGCTGGATGAGGTGATGTCAGTGAGGTGATGCCATAGCTAGATGAGGCGATGTCAGTGAAGTGATGTCATAGCTAATTGAGGTGATGTCAGTGAAGTGATGTCATAGCTGGATGAGGTGATGTCAGTGAGGTGATGTCATAGCTAGATGAGGCGATGTCAGTGAAGTGATGTCATAGCTAGATGAGATAATGTCAATGAAATGATGTCATAGCTAGATGAGGTGATGTCAGTGAAGTGATGTCATAGCTAAATGAGGGGATGTCAGTGAGGTGATGTCATAGCTAGATGAGGTGATGTCAGTGAAGTGATGTCATGGCTGAATGAGGTGATGTCAGTAAAATGATGTCTAGCTAGATGAGGTGATGTCAGTGAAGTGATGTCATAGCTAAATGAGGTGATGTCAGTGAGGTGATGTCATAGCTAGATGAGGTGATGTCAGTGAAGTGATGTCATGGCTGAATGAGGTGATGTCAGAGAAATGATGCGTTAGTTAAATGAGGTCATGTTAGTGAAGTGATAGTTAAATGAGTTAATGTCAATGAAATGATGTCATAGTTGGATGAAGTCATGTCGGTGATGTCATAGCTAGATGAGGTGATATCAGTAAAATGACATCACAGTTAAATGAAGTGATGAGGTTTGATGATGTCATGCCATTTGGTCACATAACCAGTTCTGATGTCATTTAGTCTGATAATATAACTTGGTCTGATGATACCAGAATGCCTAGCCGTGTAACATAGTCTAAGGATGCTCTAAAGCCTGAGAATAATACAATAAGATCTACGATGGCATAAAGTTTGGTCATGTTTGTACTCTCATAGTTTGTAATCCGTTTCAATTCAATTTATAGTTTGTTAGTACGGTCATACCTTGATATACGAGCGCCTCAGCATACAAGAAAATCGAGATATGATCAGAACTTCAAAcaagtttcttccttgaaatacgagtaatctttgagatacgagcacagagccggttctcgatggccactatatgatcaaggATGTGAGAGGCtgctttcgagaacagcatcgcttggTCTTTCTCttcgaatcagtttgaaaaaaagtttttaaaaggttggctaaaagttatagtgaatgcGAGACAAAAAGCGCCAAACTGgaaacggataataaaaaattaagactACAAAATTTAAGCGAGTTTAGTAAATGATTAAAACTTAGactcaagtatgtgtttagtaagataaattcatttaagttaaattcaaagttccTGTTACATAGTGTCACAAATGTTTAGTGTACCGAACGCATTGATGTCAAGTCTTTCAGACCACCATTAGCCTGGTCTGAGCAGGCAACCACGTCTGCCAcgaaggtaaaaacttacagtattgtatatactaatatagtaatgttatattttattgcagattctAACAACTACATAGATACTTGTTACTTTATTAGCGTAGATATTGAATTAGGacaattaaaaacacgtttttcTGCAGTAACACCCGTTTTATGTGGGTTTGTCATAGTAAggtaacggattaatttgtattaagttattttatataggaaatagtgccttgagacacgagtatattgacatacaagctcagttccagaacgcattaagctcgtatgtcgaagGATGACTGTATAAGGAAGCAGTTTTAATGTAGGTtatttttacatgtacataatccAGGGTAATAAAACAACATTGTCCTCACATATTCTCCATCACTTCTTCATACAAGTATAATACCATCTTATGGATAACGCCACTAGGTTTGATAGTTAAAATGATTACATTAATGTTAAATTGATGCTATCAGAACAAGTAATACTTTTTAATTATCTACAAATCTACATGTAAAATTATCCGTACATACCGAATAGTAGCCAAATAAAATCTCCGGGCGCTGATGCCACGCATGAATGCCtaaaaatataccaaaaaatAATTTCGAACAATGCGTAAACTCTGCTTCTCCAATAAGTATGACCCAGAGTATTCAATCTAAAACTGGACTTTAATTCTTGTTTTACTGGACAATAATGCGACTTCAACCAAGGATTTGAAGAGAGGCTGTTTAAAGGGCAGGCACACTAGAGCACTAGGCCATCAACATAACTCGGTCAAAAACTAGATTTGCGTATGGTTAGTACCAATTTTAAAGTAACTTAAAGatttatttgcaacaaaattcacataacagttatttggtatcaaaagattcaccatgtcttactctgctgtgttgtaggtgcaaaatatgtgaaaatgtgattacaagctcttaaaagctgaaaaacgaacagttaatcggagtcatcacgaaaacaccgtagtttggaatctctttatttcgatgacgtactcaaacattgtggttatcgttttgacacgtgatgtgatcacatgaaattaaaggccaataaaaggttcatagcactagtttatgacaaacacttcaggttctaccggaaagcccatatcaaatatagatgctcgctactttacagtttcgtttcagcctggtctaatcatctagtcgtaatctgatcatgtgactcatacttcTGGCCAAATGGCGTGAAccatttctgcagcatttttcgactatcacaggtgaccaacgggctcatcatgtttatcagaggatgatatgcactccttcgagctaaagttaaaaaattaaacgaatttttacggtaggttttgagatatcaatgctcaaagtgacagcattacaatgatgatgaaatagacgggtaaggacaatagacatggttttattgatagcgtgaagtatatttgtgaaaatatttcgacgaatgggGTTGCacaaaagtgtaaacagaagccatcgtgtagAACTACggtacatcccatttgagccgttttggaaagggattccaatctacggcgttttcgtgatggctgtgattaactgttcgcttttgagcttttaagggcttgtaatcacatttccacatattttgcacctataacaccgcagagtaagacatggtgaattttttgataccaaataactgtaatgtgaagtttgttgccagtcaacctttaagtagaCCAACAATGCAACTAAAAATTCTAAGTAGActtgaaataaacaagaaatACACTGATTAGATGAAAGTATGAAAATGTCAACCTGAATAAGAATAGAAGACTTCTCCTGAATCACCCGTCTAGCTCTTTCCTCTCTCGCTTGTTTAGCGTGTTCCAGAAAATGGGTTTTCTCATCATTGGAGCTAGTTATTTTAGGCTCTTGGCTGCGATTATGCCCAAACATGATTCGaataaaaaacctaaaaaaagtaaaactggGAGTCCTTCCCAACCTCCATATGAACACATTTAGTAGAGTTAAAAGTCAGGCCCATTAGACAGACCAGGCATACAGTGctgttacatgtacattatcTTGAAAACCAGCAGCTCCGCACTCTGTGATATCCATGCATAATAGGGTGTCATCTGCATAAAGTCGGCAGAATGCACCCTTCACACCCAGAGGAATGTCGGTTACAACAATCAAAAACAGCAGAGAGCCCAGAATCAATCCCTGCGGGACTCCAGAGGATCAGCAAACAACTTAGACCTCATGCCATTAACAGTAACAAACGAAGTTCGGTTCTTCAACCACATCTCCACCTACTGCACAACATGAACATCTAATTCATAAGCCTTGATTTTACTGATAAGTAGATGATGaggtgatgatgatgatgatgatgatgatgcttATCAAAAGCCTTAGCAAAGacaaaaaaataagataagCCTTTCGCTCAGCTAGAGCGTGTGTTGTATGGTGAATAACATCAAGAAGTTGAGTTGTGGTGCTATGTCATCTGCGGAAACTAAGTAGGCTACTACTTACCAGATGGAACTAACTATGACATGCTCAATCCTTTTAGAGATACTACAAGTGAGGCCAATAGGTTTCACATGTGGTATCTCAATAGCTATTGGGAAGATTTCTTCTCCAGCTCTTAAATATGGGAACAACATTAGCTGTTTGCCAGTAATCAGGAACGTATCCTTGGTTCAGACAGGCTTGCATTACAAGTGTTAAGTatggtataaaatattttacttaactGGCGAATGCTTTTAAACAGTACGGCGATATATTATCAGGGCCGGATGTCTAATGAGATTTCCGGATGTCTAATGAGTCGATTAGGTTGGCAATTCCTatctttgttattattattattttccaaGGGAGGCATTAGGTTAGAGGCATTTAGAGAAAAATTAGGTATTGGATGTATGTCTTCATTATAAACCTATGAAAAATAAGTTGCAAAGGTATTGGCCGTATTCTCTGTAGGAGTATTATCTAGGCATCTAATATTGTTTGTTTGGCTTTGTGATTTATTAATGAAGTTAAAGAAAGGCTTGCTATTGCCTTTTTCAAGCTCTTGAGTCGAATGACACTCGATGAAATTAGATTTAGCATCATTGACAGCATTTTTCACTTGGTTTTCAGGTGATTCAGGTTATTAGAATTTTTTACTGAGGTGTACTGCCTTGCTGTtttatacaacctgtctctttTTCTGATTAGGCGTAAAAGAGGCTGTGTCATCCAAGGTTTCCCTTTCGGGCTTGAAACCAGCATAGGaacatattttgacataaaaATAGTGTGGTGCTTTTACACAGGTCACAGTTCTTCGAATAAATCCGAGAATAAAATGCCAATATTCTCATAGTTTGCCTATTTGTAATTGAATTTCACTTTGCTACTATCTGAGATATTTTTAGGTGTAATTGTACTGGGTCAATTTCAATTAAAATCATATCATGGTCTGACAATCCAGATAGACCTAGCAGTGATGATGCATTGTACCTACTCTATCGTTCTAAGATTCAATGAAACTGGGAGACGGAAATTTCTCAATTCACAGACATAGCATAGATTGATGGCACCTTTTGCGACAACAAAAAGTTACACACGTGAACCAACATGATGATAATGATGTTATGACTGAGTGCGATAAACCATTGTAAAGACCAATCTAGTATATTTCCCAAAATCTCTTGTAAGGAAAATGGCAATAAATTGCATAATTAATGACTATGTATAACAAATATAGATTATGAACACATCCTTCAAAGAGAACGAACCATGCGTTATTATACTCTACAGATGCCACTAGTTGTGAGAAGAGTCCTCGGTAAGCTTCTTACATATCGTCATACTTGCGCAGCTAGGAGCCACTTCGGGGAAGCGCTAGCAGTAGCACACTAGGGTTTAGAATTCGACTTGCAATATTTGTAGTTCCAAGGCTATGTTAAATATGTATCGTATATACACGTATTTCGTTTTAAATAGACGCTTACCCGGTAAGGCAATTCCGAATAGAATTTTTTACTTGAGCATATCGGACAACTTTTGCAGCTAAGAAAACCTAGCTAAGGCAGGCAATGCTGAACGTTATGAAACTAACATGATTATACAGTAGCTTAACAATGTACAATATTATTTTCgacgttttaaaattttttctgCGTTATAAGGCCTTGATTATCACAACAGAACTACATTCACAACCCACTGCCTAAAAGCAAACACCCAATCAACAACTTCAATACACTGGGAGATTGCTAAATGTTATTATGTTGGTTCAATGGGTTAAATGAGGTTGTTTGCTTACTTTTTTAACAGCTAACAAATTGACTTGCTGGAATGGTTATTTTGTTGTTAAATAGCACAAACCTGGCAAATTTTACAACATCACTGAGCATTTCATGCATGAAACCAAGCAATGTACAACGATTTATTGGTCACATGACATACAAATTCAAGAATTCTGATGCTTTGATGAAGCTTGAAAAGTATAGAAAACTATGTCATCCACAGAGATTTATACAAAACCATGTACAACTACACATTACATTTTCGgctgtttcaatttttttgtattattcACAAGGCCTTGATAGGCACAACAGAACTACCTTCACAATCCACCCACTCCACTGCTCAATAACTGAACTACCAATTCATTTACTTGAATACACTGGGAGATTTAAAGTGCTTGCTTATGTTACATGCTATGAAAAACCAGGAAATATTAGCCAAAAACGGACAGTGTGGAACGAATTGACCAATGGTACAACTAGTAGTGTCATATGGAATATTGCCgcataactaataataaaaatgctatGATGCCAAGCTTTCTTCATCACTTCAGCGAAGAAGGAATTGACATTCTCATGAAGAGCGGATTACTCATCAGCAGTACAATCTCGTGCCATGTGACCCATACCCCCACATCTGTAACACTTGATATCTCGACTTCCACCACTGTCACCACCGGAGGGGCATTCACGAGCGAAATGACCAGCTTCACCACATCTAAAATACGTGCATGAAAATCTGTATTACAAGCCATGCAACCCAGAAGCATGATAACATAACGAGCTATGATAGCGTTTAATAAAACTCTAGTAAACCGAGTACTCTTTACATTACTCACTTGTAACAATTACCACCGCCGCCGCCTCCTCCACCACCACCAGATCGACCGCCAGTCCTCCTGCCATCCGGGCAATCACGTGACAGATGACCATCGCGACCACAATTGTAACAATTGCGACCGCCTCCGCCACCACCTCCATCACGCTTGTCAGGACAGTCTCGAGATAAATGACCTTGATTACCACATGTGTAGCAGGAGCGATCTCCTCCAAAgcctcctcctcctcctccaccTTGCCGACCACCTCCACTGTTTGACCGATTAGGACAATCCCTTGACATATGTCCCGACTCACCACAGTTGTAACAGGAACCTACAAGTTCAAACTAGTCCTGAAATTTCAGCACACcaatataacaaataatatacCACATGTAACTGCAACACGTGTTACCAGTACGGCGCACGAGCTAAAATTGACACACATGTGGTTAGCAATCAGTGAAGAAGCACACATAACAACAGATTGTGCCATCAAATCAAACCACTACAACACACTACACAACGCTCTAATCAAAGCTGCAAGATAGAATTGGTGAGTagaaatgttggttttcaatgAAGCAGCGAATGGAAAActatgcaaaaataaaataagcgTTATGGTAAAGTGCGAGATACCAGGTTCCAGAGGTTCCTGTGGACACTCTTTTGCAATGTGTCCAAACTCATTGCAATTGTAGCAACGTTCAGACGACTGTCTGCAGTGACGAGCAATGTGCCCATAGCGACTACACCTGTAGCAACGCTCTACAATAATACCCCAAATTTTGTCACCCTCTAAAGCCTTTGTGATGCTACATCAAAGGAGCCATGCCACACTTCAACAGAAACGATTTATAGAACATTTTAGCATTGTACAAAGCTTTGCAATATTATTagtaaacttatttaaaaaatgtCATCCATACACAACAACTGAGAAACCCATATAGCCCAGATTTAAAAATCAAGTGTGTAGCTGCATGGAAGTCCCGACCAAACAAGCACTGATAATTTTGAAAGCTTTGAAGTTTTCCATTTATTGGTTTTAATGTGTAGAATGGCTCCTTTACTGGTACTACTAGATCAGCAGTCATCTGGTCGGTTAGAATGAAGCCAAAATAGTAACTCACGATCGCCTCCGCCTCCTCCACCTCCTCTTCGTTCATTGCCTCCTTCAGGACACTGCCGGGCCATGTGACCTGGCTTTTCACATTTGTAACATAAGCGCTCACTCATGATGGTATCAATACCTTACTCTACCTAAAAAATGACAACGATTAATACATTCAAAGTGTTCCACAATTTGACGTTCAGTAAAACTATTAGCATTTTAAGTAAACTTATTCACAACAACGAATTATTCTGCTAATTAGACAACCTATTGAACGAAGTTAAAGAGACCTACCTCAAATCACAACACCTAAGCACTGAAACCTCCCAACACTTCTCCGCAACAAAAATTTAACCTTTCTTCGTTCCACATGTGGAGCTAAAAGAAAGAAGGAGGAGGGAACATTTAGGATTTCCGCTTTATACAAAAAAAAGGAGCTTTTATCGGTTTTGTCATCACATTTTTAATAAAGCTAAGCAACCTATAATATTAGCTTACctattattttgttactcatGAATTTTTTAATGTGAATATTTTCAAAAAGAGCAGCATTTAACAAAAAGTGCGCCTTTCAAGGCCTCATATTTTAACACTCGTTAGCATCGCAATATCGTCATTCGAATCGAAATGTAAGAGCCGACGTAGACAAACGCACCATCGGTTTAATAGATCTCATTGCGCGGTGCCATTGTTGCGCCAATATCTTACTAGTCTCGAAGATAGGATTTTGTTTGCAAACAAGCCATTCTAGTATCTTATTGATTGTTCAGACAAACTAAAGAAGTGGCTTCTAAGCATAGTACGTGCTTGTTTTGGTTATATGTTTTCAAAAAAGTGAAAACAATTGCTAAACTCGCATCTTTATTGTATCGTTGACACTCATGACGTGTTTGCTGTTTGCATAAACATAAGATGATATAactttgtatttatatgtataatttatacaaTGTTACAATGATTGTTCTGCTCATAAATGATATTGTTTGCATgattttattgcaaatattaGTTACATGCCAAGTCATCTTTACCTACGCATCAATTGGACCAAGAGATCATCTGCTCGGAAAGTGTGCTTTTGTTTGTACGTTAGCACCAACTCATTGACAGCCATTTTAcccacacacacaaaaaaacaaatatcaTTTTCAGTAATTACTTTAGCGTTAGCTTTTTGCATCTGATTTGGTTAGCATGTGTATTCACCTAGTAATGAGAAATTTTGATATATTCGGCTTCTTGCAAATCCTACTAAAAGTTTTGCAAATGCCCAATGTTAACAAATATTGAAACTGCTAAAGATTTAATGTCTGCTTTCCAATTTTCTCATTAGCGATGGTGCAATACCTAAAGCTCACTAATAAAC
Above is a window of Watersipora subatra chromosome 3, tzWatSuba1.1, whole genome shotgun sequence DNA encoding:
- the LOC137389709 gene encoding uncharacterized protein isoform X1, with translation MNEEEVEEAEAISVATGVVAMGTLLVTADSRLNVATIAMSLDTLQKSVHRNLWNLVPVTTVVSRDICQGIVLIGQTVEVVGKVEEEEEALEEIAPATHVVIKVIYLETVLTSVMEVVAEAVAIVTIVVAMVICHVIARMAGGLAVDLVVVEEAAAVVIVTNVVKLVISLVNAPPVVTVVEVEISSVTDVGVWVTWHEIVLLMSNPLFMRMSIPSSLK
- the LOC137389709 gene encoding DNA-binding protein HEXBP-like isoform X2 translates to MSERLCYKCEKPGHMARQCPEGGNERRGGGGGGGDRSCYNCGESGHMSRDCPNRSNSGGGRQGGGGGGGFGGDRSCYTCGNQGHLSRDCPDKRDGGGGGGGRNCYNCGRDGHLSRDCPDGRRTGGRSGGGGGGGGGGNCYKCGEAGHFARECPSGGDSGGSRDIKCYRCGGMGHMARDCTADE